Proteins from a genomic interval of Salmo salar chromosome ssa14, Ssal_v3.1, whole genome shotgun sequence:
- the LOC106570157 gene encoding uncharacterized protein produces MRTLSFYLTFILQSSLTPKPYVAGVDWETQNVSCESNTTDRYILPPTEKTPQGLASSLTYSDTVGSSADLHEHVKPQKACAVSNSAKLWPVKALITSESHCRLFGNVSVSHIILRRYCESGLKMILYLVQSEATRLVVKVITGLLEVVTMSLHLFSSLFKTVTPKSLIQIDSDRIDQHDTVSEVNVSYGHNVNVRDILIYSDHQNIVILEDDPVVMESASFLFEKRPSVSTLLRYHKGALKVLRGSQTRLTRDSRVLLVGHGSKGSDGVARLGGYGPEELAKVVVAMKIEDGHLHTLSLVGCALGKDLQFAERLLRALISLNVETKLHLRSSALSVRPNGEKVTREEGVWRDKDDSKKVIAQLDQNGNLLTRVEGDDRGQVIPNYQGHALYIQTLEWPTHPQMFVSANLRKKYTSIDCLEGLTWSLFFEENERRRAPDYIPVHDQGNLTSVWLADHQPMEDIPIKHLTTILDLLVEIRYNAREDADFDLYYVLNDCIFKVQRRTFYASLVGKYIHSNHLEEIEKFTDAFRHQKEDYSLQELRQGLKASEFNNFCRQTFQLQRCVQDCERWGHYFMAAVFSASVRNFRTFSLFLMSVIACEVGRSQGSDSSLCTAFVGDDHPMVGDDPWLERSRRGFYGCTVGKAEEMMTKRDTLDWLDQVVSKENALFAKSKQIMSGVDHDQETELDIFGRVKVMNKYVFSSYLEFFRGTPEGKKLARGCRA; encoded by the exons ATGAGGACCCTAAGCTTTTACCTTACCTTCATCCTTCAGTCGTCTTTGACCCCAAAGCCTTATGTTGCAG GAGTGGACTGGGAAACTCAGAATGTGTCATGTGAGTCCAATACAACTGATAG GTACATACTGCCACCAACTGAAAAGACTCCACAGGGCCTTGCCTCTTCACTAACATACTCAGATACTGTAGGATCCAGTGCTGATTTACATGAGCATGTCAAGCCACAGAAAGCCTGTGCAGTGTCCAATAGTGCCAAGTTGTGGCCCGTGAAAGCCCTTATCACATCTGAGTCACATTGTAGGCTGTTTGGAAATGTCAGTGTTAGCCATATTATACTAAGGAGGTACTGTGAAAGTGGTTTGAAAATGATTTTGTACCTCGTTCAATCAGAAGCTACTCGTTTGGTGGTGAAAGTAATAACAGGTTTATTAGAGGTTGTCACAATGTCTTTACACTTGTTCTCTAGTCTTTTTAAGACAGTCACACCAAAATCATTAATCCAGATTGACTCTGATAGAATTGATCAACACGATACTGTATCTGAGGTAAATGTGTCCTATGGTCATAATGTAAATGTGAGGGACATTTTGATTTATTCTGACCACCAGAATATAGTGATCCTGGAGGATGACCCTGTAGTGATGGAGTCAGCCTCCTTCCTCTTTGAGAAGCGCCCCTCTGTGTCGACTCTACTGAGGTACCACAAGGGGGCGCTGAAAGTCCTCAGGGGCTCTCAGACCCGTTTGACCAGAGACAGTCGTGTCCTACTGGTGGGTCATGGCAGCAAGGGCAGTGATGGTGTGGCCAGACTAGGAGGTTATGGGCCAGAGGAGCTTGCCAAAGTCGTGGTGGCCATGAAGATAGAAGATGGGCATCTGCACACTCTCAGCCTGGTGGGCTGTGCACTAGGAAAGGACCTCCAGTTTGCAGAGCGGCTGCTACGAGCGCTCATCTCACTCAACGTGGAGACCAAACTGCACCTGAGGAGCTCAGCACTATCCGTCAGGCCCAATGGAGAGAAGGTGACCAGGGAAGAAGGGGTCTGGAGGGACAAAGACGACAGTAAGAAAGTCATCGCCCAGCTGGACCAGAACGGTAACCTGCTGACCAGAGTGGAGGGAGACGACAGAGGACAGGTCATTCCCAACTACCAGGGGCACGCCCTATACATACAGACTTTAGAATGGCCAACCCACCCTCAAATGTTTGTCTCAGCAAACTTGCGTAAGAAGTACACCTCAATTGACTGTTTAGAGGGGCTTACATGGAGCCTGTTTTTTGAGGAAAATGAAAGAAGGCGCGCTCCAGATTACATACCAGTGCACGACCAGGGGAACCTCACGTCCGTGTGGCTGGCTGACCACCAACCCATGGAAGACATTCCCATCAAGCACCTCACCACCATTCTCGATCTGCTGGTGGAGATCAGGTACAACGCCAGGGAAGACGCCGACTTTGACTTGTATTACGTTCTGAACGACTGCATCTTTAAGGTGCAGAGGAGAACCTTCTACGCCTCCCTGGTGGGGAAGTACATTCATTCTAACCATCTGGAAGAAATTGAGAAATTCACTGATGCTTTCCGGCACCAGAAGGAGGACTATTCCCTCCAAGAGCTTAGACAGGGGCTCAAGGCATCCGAATTCAACAACTTCTGCCGCCAGACGTTCCAGCTGCAACGATGTGTCCAGGACTGTGAACGCTGGGGCCACTACTTCATGGCTGCTGTGTTCTCTGCATCCGTCCGAAACTTCCGCACATTCTCGCTCTTCCTTATGAGTGTTATCGCTTGCGAGGTGGGCCGATCCCAAGGCTCTGACAGCTCGCTCTGTACAGCCTTTGTTGGGGATGACCACCCTATGGTAGGGGACGACCCTTGGCTTGAACGCAGTAGACGTGGGTTCTATGGCTGCACGGTGGGCAAAGCTGAGGAGATGATGACCAAACGAGACACACTCGACTGGCTGGATCAGGTTGTTTCCAAGGAGAATGCCCTCTTTGCCAAGTCCAAGCAGATTATGAGTGGCGTCGACCACGACCAGGAGACAGAGCTCGATATCTTCGGGAGGGTCAAGGTCATGAATAAATACGTGTTTTCATCTTACCTTGAATTCTTTCGAGGAACGCCAGAGGGGAAGAAGCTGGCCAGAGGATGCAGAGCATGA